A window of Prionailurus bengalensis isolate Pbe53 chromosome E1, Fcat_Pben_1.1_paternal_pri, whole genome shotgun sequence genomic DNA:
ATGTTCTGTGTATGTAAATGTTTTGCCAAATGTGAGATTGATTTTACAGCAGTGCTGTTCTAGAATTTCTCTGTAAACCTCCTGCTTTTCATTGGGGTTACGTGACTGCCAAAGAGAACGTGAGAGAGGCACGGAAGGGGAGAATTGGAGGAGGCGCGCTGGCCCCAGTGGCAGATGGCACACTTTGAACTGTGCCCTCCTGAGCTGGCCCTCGTTTTTGGTTATTTAAGAGCTGTATGCTCACGTACGCGGTAAATCAAGCAGTTCTGAGAGGTATGAGGCCCGGCATAGCCTGGCTCCCTGTCTCTGAATCCTGCTGTCACCCTTTGAGACAAAGCACCGTTCATCTTGCCAGATGCCTTCCCGAGAGAGAGGGTCTGCCTATTTTCACGTGTTAACGGCGGTAAAGCTATGCCTCCATCCCGTGCTTTGCTTACTGTCCTCGATTTGTGTGATAAAGTCTTCGCACGAACATAGGGTGCTCCCTCGAGCAGCCATGTTTTGATAGACGTTTAGGTTATTTCCTGTTCTGTTTTTCAGCCGAGCCGTGGTGGACGTCTTTGACGTGGAGCGGTGGGCCACGGGGATCCCATCCGCAAGGGTGCCCGAGCTGGGCATCGTGAATCCTCTCTAGCTACTGTGGTTGGGCTGCTCCCACTGGGTCTGGTCTTCCTTCCCCGTGGCCTGGGGCAGAGGCACCAGCACGTGCAGCCAGCCTGGCAccgtctccctcctgcccctcaccccacgcCCGCTTTGTCCTCAGCCCGGATGGCCTTCAGAAAGACATTGGAGAAGGAAGCAAGAGGAGTGGAGCCAGACATTGCTGTCCCCAAATTCAAGCAGAGGAAGTGGGAGTCTGACGGGGCCTACATCCGGCGTATGGAGCAGGAGGCCCAGCATGTGCTTTTTCTCAGCAAGAACCAGGTGGCCCGGCAGCCTGAGGTGCAGGCGGCTCCCAAGAAGGAGAAATCAGAGCGgaagaaagcgtgagtgggggcggggtAGGGGCTGGGGTCCCACGACTGTCTCCTGCAGTGTCAGAATGGGGAGCGCAGTAAGAAGTGAAAAGCTGGTCAGTCGGTGAGTGTTCTCTCTACACCCGAGCCTCTTAACCTTGGGGTGCAGGGAGCCTCTAAACCCACGGAACTCTGAAGGCCTAGCtctgtctttgcctttctctggaAAAGCATCCAGGGGGCCCAAGAGCCAGCTGAGGTCAAGGGCCGGCCGTCCTCCTGGCCAGTTGCAGTAGGGAGGTGGAGAAAAGACGAGGCCCCGTGCTCTCTCGGGAGGGCTTGCTGAACACCAGGGGACCATGCCGCCTCTGCCGGAGATCGGTACTACATGTGGGGTTCCCACGCAGCCCCGGGGTTCCCCTGCCTCTGGCTGGGAGATGCCACGTCATCTCTGAGCGCCTTCAGCTGTGCCATATGCGCAAGTTCTGTGACCTCTCTCAGCTCCCGTGTCCTGTCCGCAAAGTAGGGACACCAGCATCTCCAGGGGGTTCAGGCGGCATCTGGGGCCAGGGGGAGCCCGCTGCCAGTTGctgctcccctgcctcccagccctggAGTCTGGGAAGGAAGCCACGTGCCACCTCCCTGGGCTTGGGGGCCGGAGCTGGGAGGTGGTTTTGACAAACAAGGGCTTTTCGAGATGTTTCTGCCATAGCTGCGGCTTTTGAGCCGCACCAGCCCGGGCTTCATCAGCAGTGCCCTCAGCACCTATGAGTTGGGGATGGTCTGCAGCCTCGTGGGGCTTCCCCGTCTGAGCACTCTTTGTGCTTGTAGTCGGGTCAGGTGACCAGAAGCCCATCACAGGAAACCTGTCCCACGACCGTCTGGAGCCGCAGCGATGCCCCGGACACAGGGCCGCTTTGTGAGACCCTTTAGACACAGTCGCACAGCTGACACTCGGGGCCGGTCAtcctctggggtgggggcaccATCCCCGGCCTCCACCTGAGGTGCCAGGAGCGCTCCCACCCGCTGTGACAACCCAGAACATCTCTGGATGTTGTCATACGTACCCCGGGGCACCGTCGCCCccactgagaaccactgacttgGAACTCTGGGCGCCTGCCGTTCGGAGCCCTCTCTGGCGCACAGCTGTGGGGACACGGTGGCAGCTCACTGGGGTCCACTCTAGGGCACCCTCCCGGGCAGGGTGATCTCCACCTTCGGAATCCAGAGAAACGAGAGTTTAGGAATCTGAACAGCATCGTGCTTTCTTCCCCAGGTTCCAGAAACGGCGACTGGATAGAGTCcggcagagaagggaggaaaaggcaGCAGAAAGGCTGGAGCAGGAGCTGCTCCGAGGTGGCTCTTCCTGAAGCGACTGCGTCGGCCTCGGGCCCCGCTGTCTTCCCGGGGTCAGCAGTGGGGGGTCAGCGGATGGGGCCGCGGCTGTGTGGGCAGAGGCCTCACTTGTGCTCCTCTGCCCCTGCAGACACGGTGAAGTTTGGCGAGGTTGCCCTGCAGCCCCCAGAGCTGACCGCCCAGCCCAggatgagcaggggcgggggccaggtgagcaggggcggggggtggcccTGTGTGTCCCCCGGCGCTGCCGGGTCCACGGCCTACAGACGGAATGCTGCGTTCTCCCCGGGCGTCCAGCTGTCAGACCAACGTGGGCCCTTCCTCATCTCCTTCCTTCCCGAACCTGTGCCTCAACTTCTATCTCTGTTCTTTAGCCTGGGAAGAAATCGCTGATGCTGAGGATGCTTCTGAGCCCGGGTGGTGTGTCCCAGCCTCTGACCGCGTCGCTGGCCCGACAGCGGATCGTCGGGGAGGAGAGAGAGCGGGCTGTGCAGGCCTACCGGGCACTAAAGACACGGCAGCGGCAGGCGGCTCAGTCCCCACGGCCACCCCGTTCACCCCACCCCGCTTCCAGGAACAAGGCAGAGACCTGTCTGTGACTGTGCGACCAGGGCCTCCACACCTGGGTCGGGGAGGACACGTAGATGGCCTGTACACAAGGGTCCTTTCCCTGGAGCACACTGGGACTCCCAGGCCCCCGTGTACTGGCTCTCGAGTGTAGAACAGGGCTCCAGGTCTCTGCTCTCTCGTTTTTTCCTCCCCGAAGAGGGCTCTTCTGTGCCTGACCGTCTGCTGGGCCATCTCCCAGAGGGCACTGTCCATCCCAAGTCCCCAGAGACAGACCAGCACCTGTTTGGGACACAGCCAGTGGGGCATCACGCACGGCTTTGTGCTGAACACACAGGTCTAGCCTGAGACAACCCACGGTCACTTCGGGGAGGGCCAGTCCCGTAATCCTGTCCTTAAATGCCGACTAACTGTAGACACTGCAGACTTGGCCAGCCAAGCCGATAACTGGGGCCCCGTTGGGTTCAACAGCGCAGCACAGGTGGAAACACAGCCTAGGTGGGGGTGGGCTCAGCGCCTCGGCCACCTGGACCCTCTCCTGGTGCCTTGTCCCTGATGCCACACCTCCATGTGGAGTGGGTTTGAGGAGGTCTGTTCCTGGCGTCCCCAAGGACTCGGGGGAGAGAAGAGCAGGTGTGAAGCAGCTTGACGGCAAGGACAGTACCCTGGCCCCACGACTTTCTTGTAGTTAAAAAGGCTGTGTGAGAATTCCTGCCAAAGGAGGGAGCCCCAGATGCTCTGAGGGTGCTCAGCTGTAggactgg
This region includes:
- the CCDC137 gene encoding coiled-coil domain-containing protein 137; this encodes MAGARRRGAATVGTAGPGGPGRPQGRKQRPQGRKQQLPGKQRSAPWPGPRSKEKKKVNCKPQNQDEQEIPFRLREIMRSRQEMKNPISNKKRKKEARMAFRKTLEKEARGVEPDIAVPKFKQRKWESDGAYIRRMEQEAQHVLFLSKNQVARQPEVQAAPKKEKSERKKAFQKRRLDRVRQRREEKAAERLEQELLRDTVKFGEVALQPPELTAQPRMSRGGGQPGKKSLMLRMLLSPGGVSQPLTASLARQRIVGEERERAVQAYRALKTRQRQAAQSPRPPRSPHPASRNKAETCL